TGCTACTGGAGCTGTGGGCAGAGAGATGCTCAAAATAGTTCATCAATTGAAGATCCCATATAATACATTACGGTTATTAGCGAGTTCTTCTTCTTCTGGTTCATATCTTGAATATGAAGGTAAAAGATTTCAAGTTGAGGAAGTAAGTTCTAAAAGTTTTAAAGATATTGATATTTGCCTGGCGAGTGCTGGATCTGCAATAAGTAAAATCTGGGCTCCAATCGCACGAGAAAACGGTGTAGTATTCATTGATAACAGCAGTGCCTTTCGCCTGGATGATGATGTTCCGCTGGTTGTTCCAGAAGTTAATGCTCTATCGTTGCACAATCATCAGCTGATCATCGGCAATCCTAATTGCTCTACTATTCAGCTAGTGCAGGTTTTGCATCCCCTTCATGTTGCTTTCAATCTCAAAAGAGTGATAGTGAGTACTTATCAGGCTGTTTCAGGTGCCGGGAAAAAGGGAATTCTGGAATTAGAAAATCAATTGAAAGCACAGGTAGAAGGTATTCCTTTGGAGATTTTACATTTTCCCTACCAGATAGCAGGAAATGTGATTCCTCAAATTGATGTGTTTAATGACAATGGTTATACCGGAGAGGAGATGAAGATAATCCAGGAAACCAGGAAGATATTATCAAATCCTGGTTTAGCTCTTACAGCTACTGCTGTAAGAGTACCAGTGGTTTATGGGCATTCAGAGTCTGTCCAGATTCAATTTCAGAAGTCAGTTACTCCCGATCAGGTGCGCGAAATACTAAATAATACTCCAAATCTACAGATCATGGATAATCCTGGCATTAACCTCTACCCCACTGCACTCGATTCAGAAGATAATGATAATACTCTTGTGGGACGAATTAGACAGGATTTATTAGGAGATGACTGGATAAGTTTATGGATAGTATCAAATAATCTTCGAAAGGGTGCTGCTCTTAATGCTGTTCAAATTGCCGATTACATGATAAAAAACAAACTATTATGAAGATATCAGTTCTCAAATTTGGCGGGAGTTCTCTGCAAACAAAAGATATTAGACAGAAAGTGATTAATATTATCAAATCTCGTCTGGATAATTATTTCTTCCCGGTGATCATAGTTTCTGCTCTGGGAAGGAGAGGAGACAATTATTCAACTGATACTCTTCTTAATATTCTTCCGGAAAAAAGCAGTGACAGGCACAAAGCATTGATCTCTTCATGCGGTGAGATCATTGCTGCCACTTTGCTCGCAGAGGAATTGATAAGAGAAGGGCTCCAAGCAATAGCAATCACTGGTTGGCAAGCAGGTATTCTCACAAGCAATTCTTATAATAAGGCAGAAGTAGAAAATATCAATATTGCCAATATATTAGATAAAATAGAACAAAAAAGGATTCCTGTTATTTGTGGTTTCCAGGGTATTAATTCAACCGGAGAAATTACTACATTGGGCAGAGGGGGAAGTGATACTACTGCAGCACTGATAGCACGAGCTCTTGAAGCCACTCAACTGGAATTATTCAAAGATGTTGAAGGCTTATATACTGCTGATCCACATATCGTCAAAGATGCTCAAATAATCAAAGTTCTTGATTATTCGGAGATTTCTGAATTATCAGGTAATGGAGCTCAGATTGTACATACCCCGGCAATAAGTCAGTTATCTGATCGGAAAATTCCTCTTTTATTAGGCAAAACCTGGACTGGCAAGCATGGTACATGCATTCAGCCCTGTACAAGAAACAAACCTGTAACAGCAGTAACTTCAAAATCTGATCTTTCTCTGGTTAAAATAAAAACTACTTCCGATTTACATTTGAGTAAGATATTTTCTGCTTTTTCTGATTCAGAAATTAGTTTGGATTTTATTTGTGTAGCTCAAGGAAATGTCTCATTTGTAATTGAAGAAGAAATAAGTAAATTTGCTGCTTCTCTGCTTAAAAAGAATAATGTTAAAAGCAATATACAGAGTGGATTTTGTAAAGTGACTGTTACTGGATCCTTTATGACAGGACAACCGGGAGTTATGGCAAAACTAATAAAAAACCTGGAAGCCGAAGATGTGATGATTGAAATGGCTTCCGATTCATATTCAACAATTTCATGTTTGATATGCCAGTTAGACGAGAACAAGGCTTTAAATATTATTCATAGTGCATTTAATTTACAGGAGGGATGATGAAAGTCCTAATTACGGGGGGAGCAGGATACATTGGCAGCCATACTACTCTGGAATTTCTTCAGGCAGGTTTTAATGTTTCCGTTATCGACAACTTGATTAATAGCAAAAAAGAATCCATAATAAGAATAGAGGAGATCAGTAACCGAAAAGTCACATTTTTTCCTGATGATCTGCTTGATAAACCAGCTCTTGAGGAAATCTTTAGAAATAATAGATTTGATGCGGTGATCCATTTTGCTGGTTTAAAGGCGGTTGGGGAATCAGTTGAAAAACCGCTTCTCTATTATCATAATAATATAACTGGAACACTGAACCTGCTGGATTGCATGCAAAAATATAATGTGAAGAAGATAGTGTTCTCTTCCTCAGCAACTGTTTATGGAAATCCTCATAAGGTACCTATAAAAGAAGATTTCCCTGTTCAGCCAACTAATCCTTATGGCAGAACTAAATTAATGATAGAAGATATCTTAAAAGATGTGAATATATCTGATCCCCAATGGGATATTGCTTTATTACGCTACTTTAATCCTATTGGAGCTCATATCTCAGGTAAAATCGGAGAGGATCCTAATGGTATTCCCAATAATTTATTGCCATATATTGCTCAGGTAGCTGTTGGTAAATTGCCAAGATTAAACGTTTTTGGGAATGATTATGATACCCCTGATGGTACTGGAGTAAGAGATTATATCCATGTAGTGGATCTGGCTCAAGGTCACTTGAAAGCTTTGCAGAGATTAAATTCTCATCCCGGAGTAGTAACTTATAATCTTGGCACTGGCAAAGGTTATAGTGTGCTGGAAATAATTGAGGCTTTTCAGGAAGCTTCTGGTAAAGAAATACCCTATAAAATAGTGGACAGACGGGCTGGGGATGTTGCTTCTAT
The Candidatus Stygibacter australis genome window above contains:
- the galE gene encoding UDP-glucose 4-epimerase GalE — translated: MMKVLITGGAGYIGSHTTLEFLQAGFNVSVIDNLINSKKESIIRIEEISNRKVTFFPDDLLDKPALEEIFRNNRFDAVIHFAGLKAVGESVEKPLLYYHNNITGTLNLLDCMQKYNVKKIVFSSSATVYGNPHKVPIKEDFPVQPTNPYGRTKLMIEDILKDVNISDPQWDIALLRYFNPIGAHISGKIGEDPNGIPNNLLPYIAQVAVGKLPRLNVFGNDYDTPDGTGVRDYIHVVDLAQGHLKALQRLNSHPGVVTYNLGTGKGYSVLEIIEAFQEASGKEIPYKIVDRRAGDVASIYADASLANTELNWSADKDILSMCRDTWNWQSQNPEGF
- a CDS encoding aspartate kinase encodes the protein MKISVLKFGGSSLQTKDIRQKVINIIKSRLDNYFFPVIIVSALGRRGDNYSTDTLLNILPEKSSDRHKALISSCGEIIAATLLAEELIREGLQAIAITGWQAGILTSNSYNKAEVENINIANILDKIEQKRIPVICGFQGINSTGEITTLGRGGSDTTAALIARALEATQLELFKDVEGLYTADPHIVKDAQIIKVLDYSEISELSGNGAQIVHTPAISQLSDRKIPLLLGKTWTGKHGTCIQPCTRNKPVTAVTSKSDLSLVKIKTTSDLHLSKIFSAFSDSEISLDFICVAQGNVSFVIEEEISKFAASLLKKNNVKSNIQSGFCKVTVTGSFMTGQPGVMAKLIKNLEAEDVMIEMASDSYSTISCLICQLDENKALNIIHSAFNLQEG
- a CDS encoding aspartate-semialdehyde dehydrogenase: MPENRINLAILGATGAVGREMLKIVHQLKIPYNTLRLLASSSSSGSYLEYEGKRFQVEEVSSKSFKDIDICLASAGSAISKIWAPIARENGVVFIDNSSAFRLDDDVPLVVPEVNALSLHNHQLIIGNPNCSTIQLVQVLHPLHVAFNLKRVIVSTYQAVSGAGKKGILELENQLKAQVEGIPLEILHFPYQIAGNVIPQIDVFNDNGYTGEEMKIIQETRKILSNPGLALTATAVRVPVVYGHSESVQIQFQKSVTPDQVREILNNTPNLQIMDNPGINLYPTALDSEDNDNTLVGRIRQDLLGDDWISLWIVSNNLRKGAALNAVQIADYMIKNKLL